The Salvelinus sp. IW2-2015 linkage group LG31, ASM291031v2, whole genome shotgun sequence genome window below encodes:
- the slc39a7 gene encoding zinc transporter Slc39a7 — MMAHGRLLALFTGAVLLLAAQLTVAHSHSHDHGHAHSHGGGGCHGHSHGGQKLHQGASKWSAEANLPPAEESHHGHAHDHGHAHDHGHAHDHGHAHDHGHAHDHGHAHEHKEESGHRHTQGGERVKRQVEGEKRDIVELWMQAIGATLLISAAPFLILFLIPVQSNTDQNQNLLKVLLSFASGGLLGDAFLHLIPHALEPHSHHGDEGQGHSDSEESQYHGHSHGAAHGHMMSVGLWVLGGIVAFLVVEKFVRLLKGGHGHSHSHSQAAPKAKESDGEEKKKNEGEKDLKEKKDETTPKEVEEKTTDIKVSGYLNLAADFTHNFTDGLAIGASFLVGPAVGTVTTLTILLHEVPHEIGDFAILVQSGCTKKKAMCLQLLTALGALAGTACSLLAEGVGAAATAWILPFTAGGFVYIATVTVLPELLVGRSSLGQSVMEILAMLVGIYMMVLIAEYE; from the exons ATGATGGCCCATGGACGTCTGCTAGCACTGTTCACAGGAGCGGTGCTGTTGCTAGCCGCCCAGCTAACTGTTGCTCACAGTCACTCTCATGACCATGGGCATGCACATTCGCATGGGGGTGGCGGTTGCCATGGTCATTCCCATGGCGGTCAGAAGCTACACCAGGGGGCGAGCAAGTGGAGTGCTGAGGCCAACCTGCCCCCAGCAGAGGAGTCGCACCACGGTCATGCACATGACCACGGTCATGCTCATGACCACGGTCATGCACATGACCACGGTCATGCTCATGACCACGGTCATGCTCATGACCACGGTCATGCTCATGAGCACAAGGAGGAGAGTGGACACAGGCACACccaaggaggggagagggtgaagaggcaggtggagggagagaagagggacataGTGGAGCTCTGGATGCAG GCCATCGGTGCCACTCTGCTGATCAGTGCTGCtcccttcctcatcctcttcctgatCCCGGTCCAGTCCAATACAGACCAGAACCAGAACCTCTTGAAGGTGCTGCTGAGCTTCGCCTCTGGTGGCCTGCTGGGAGACGCCTTCCTGCACCTCATCCCTCACGCCCTAG AGCCTCACTCTCACCATGGAGACGAGGGACAAGGCCACTCTGACAGTGAAGAATCACAGTATCATGGCCATTCACATG GTGCCGCCCATGGTCACATGATGTCAGTAGGGCTGTGGGTTCTCGGTGGAATCGTGGCCTTCCTGGTGGTGGAGAAATTTGTTCGCCTCCTGAAGGGTGGACACGGacactcccactcccactctcAGG CTGCTCCTAAGGCAAAGGAGAGTGACGGGGAGGAAAAAAAGAAGAACGAGGGTGAGAAAGATTTAAAAGAAAAGAAAGATGAGACGACTCCAAAAGAAGTGGAGGAGAAAACTACAG ATATCAAGGTATCGGGCTACCTGAACCTGGCTGCTGACTTCACACACAATTTCACTGACGGGCTGGCCATCGGGGCATCGTTCCTGGTGGGCCCAGCAGTAGGCACAGTCACCACTCTCACCATCCTGCTGCATGAGGTGCCCCACGAGATTGGCGACTTTGCCATCCTGGTCCAGTCTGGCTGCACCAAGAAGAAG GCCATGTGTCTACAGCTGCTGACAGCCTTGGGGGCTCTTGCCGGCACAGCCTGCTCCCTATTGGCTGAGGGGGTGGGTGCGGCCGCCACAGCCTGGATCCTACCATTCACTGCGGGTGGCTTTGTGTACATTGCCACTGTGACGGTTCTGCCTGAGCTGCTGGTTGGCCGCTCCAGTCTGGGCCAATCAGTGATGGAGATCCTAGCGATGCTGGTTGGAATTTACATGATGGTGCTAATCGCAGAGTATGAGTGA